The nucleotide sequence CACGGGATGAGAGTGCGGATGCGGGCTGGAATTGAATTTCCATCCAGTCCGTCCCATTTGCAGAGCGATAATCCCTGCGTCAGCCAAGCTGAACTTCGTGCGTGACTTCTCTGAATGCTGTTACGAAAGATGAGTTATGGGCGTCAGCCTCTCGAAAATCCCTCGCGCGTTTCATCTCCCTCGGGTCCACTGGGATCTGGTCCGGGACTGGGTTGAGCAAAATGTCCCCGTCGCTGAACGGACCCGTTCTTGGTCAACGCTGGCACACGACTGGCTCGAGAGTATGGATCAGGCGTTGGGAGGTGCCTATCGCACAATTCACTCAGACAAGGTGATTCTGTTCGCGCCGGACGATCTTGAGGAAGCGGTTTCTCTCTTTGATCTGTCGGAGTCGAGCCTGCAGGAGATGTCCGCGCTACTCGGGAGACTGGCTCGCCAGAGCCAGACAGGCCCGCTCGTGATCATCCTGTTCGGGGACGATGATGCCTACTGTCGCTACGTCTCCCCCTTTGATCCTTTGATGGAATCGGTTCGATCAGGCGGCGTCTGTATTCGTCACGATTACGTGCATGTGGCACTCCGTCCTCAACCCCTCGACAATTTGCAAAGGACAATGCTGCACGAGATCGCGCATGCCTGCTTAAGTGACCACCATCTGCCTGAGTGGCTGGAAGAAGGGATTACACAACTGGCGGAAGAAGCAGCGGTCGCTCCGTGGGCCCGGTTCTCACTCAAGCCGAAGGAGATCGCCGATCTCAGGAAATACTGGCGCGAACACTCGTTGAGTCAGTTCTGGTGGGGAAGCGGGTTCCACACGCCAGACGAAGGACAACGCCATTGCTATGAACTGGCCCAAGCCATTTTTCGTCAGCTTGTCGCGGACCATCAGGAAAAGCTCCCCGAATTCCTCGCGGCGGCGAGCGCTGAAGACGCAGGAGCATCCGCGGCTGAGGAAATTCTGGGGGTGGACCTGTCCAACCTGGCGGCTCAGTTCCTGGGAGCAGGCTCGTGGAAGCCCGTACCGGCCCACTCCGACCAGTTTATAGCGAGAGGGGCCTATTTCCTGGAGCAGGGTCACATCGCCAAGGCATTTTCCGACTTCGATCGGGCGATTGAGCTGAACAAGGGATCGTCACAAGCCTATTTCCATCGCGGAGTGGCCTTCTACCAGATTGGCCAGATCGCAAAGTGCATCTCGGACTACGAGCGATCGATTGCCCTGAATTCAGTCGATTTCAATGCAAGGAACAACCTTGCCTGGATCCTTGCAACCTCGCCTCAGGATGAATTCCGGAACGGGAAGCGGGCTGTCGAAATCGCCACAGAAGCCTGTGAACGCGTCGGTTATTCGCAATGGTTCTGCCTCGGTACGCTTGCGGCAGCCTATGCCGAGAAAGGTGAGTTTGAACTCGCCTGCAATTTTGCCGAGGAAGCTCTGGAACACGCCCCGTCAACGGACGTTGCCGATTGCAAAGTGCGACTGCAACAATACAAGACCGGAAAACCCTGGCGCGAACTCAAACCCGGTGCTCCGTATCGCAACGCGTGAAGAGCTTCGTCGGCTACGGGACAGTCGGACCTGAACGCGGTAAGACTGTTCGCCCGGCAAGTCCCGATCGCCGCGTTATTGCGGCGACCGGGACGGCAAGGTCGTGATGAACATTCCATCGGACCGCCGCCGCCGCGTAGGGAACTTCCGTGGATGGTGTGCCGTAAGGCATTCCGTTCCCTCGGCACCCGTTTCATCTGCGACGACTAATCCGCTACGGCCAGGACCATTCGCGGAGACCTGACAGAACCGAGGCGGTCAAGGTCCCTTTCTGCGGCCGCGAGGCACCCGGCTGTTGTTCTGTGGGTCATGATAATCAACGGGACAATCGGAACAGCCTTGGATTCGTCGTCGACTTCCGGGGCTTCCGGCTGAATCACGGTTGCCAGACTGATGCCATGTCGGCCCAGAATCCCGGTGACTTCAGCCATGACATTCGGGCGATCCTCTACTGACAAGCGCAGGAAGTAACGACTTGAAGCCGCATCCCCGTCGATCAGAGGGAATTCGGGCGTGTCCCGCCAGAGATCCAGTTGAGCAAAGGTTAACTGCGCCCGGCCAATCGCTAGGTCAATGATGTCGGCAGTCACTGCAGACGCCGTGGGAAGCTGGCCTGCGCCACGTCCGGAATACCAGACGTTCCCAACGACGTCTCCTTCCAGCAGGATCGCGTTGAAAGGACCATGAATCTGCGCCAGAGGTCGATCGTTCTTGATCAACGTCGGTCGGACACTCATTTCCAGCTTTCCGTCGACCAGTTTCACACTGGCAAGCAGCTTAATGACATACCCCATGTCCTTTGCATGCTTGATATCAACCTGTTCCAGCTTGTCGATGCCCGTGACGTGGAATTCCGAAGCCGTCACTTTGGTACCAAAAGAAAGCTGCGCCAGGATCCCAAGTTTCTGCGCCGCATCGGTTCCATTGACGTCAAGAGTGGGATCCGCTTCGGCATACCCCAGCTTCTGCGCGTCCTTCAGGGCGTCGTCGTACGATTGTCCCCGAAATAACATTTCAGAAAGGATGTAGTTGGTGGTCCCATTCAGGATCGCCTGAATCCCCATGATCTGGTTGGCAGCCATCGATTGCCCGACCGCGGCGATAATCGGAATTCCCCCGGCGACGGCCGCTTCGAAGCAAACGGTTCGGCCAAAACGCTTTGCAGCAGCGAAAATTTCATCGCCATGCTCACAGAGCAGGGCCTTATTCGCCGTCACCACGTCTTTGCCAGCCTCCAGCAAGGCGAGGACAACTTCCTTGGCGGGGTGAATCCCCCCCATCAGTTCCACAGCGACCTGAATTTGGGGATCATGGATGACCGATTCGATTTGATCGGTGATAACCCCTTGCGGCAGATCAATTTCCCGCGACCGATGGAGGTCCCGAACAACGGCTCGTCGGATTTCGATAGGTCTGCCCGCTCGTTGTCGAATCCGGTCGGGATGTTGAGTCAAAATTTTGGCGACGCCGGTTCCGACGTTGCCCAATCCGATAATGCCAATTTGCAAAGCCGAAGTCATAAAACGCTTTCCGAACTTGTCGTTTCTCACGCCACCCGTTAAATCGAGCGTCGAAGAACGGTTCTCTCATTGCCAGACGCGATAGATAACGCATCCTAATCGCCGACTTGAGGGATTACCAATACGACAAAATCATGAATACACGAATATCACTCCCGCCAGCACGAAACACGCCCCCGGTACCGCGGACTCTGCCGGTGGAACGGACTCACGGAACGAAGATGTCGGAAACGGCTGTCAGTATCGGAGCGGTCACGTATCTGAACTCAAAACCGCTGGTGGAAGGATTGGCAGAACTCCTGCCAGACACCAGGATCCACCTCGATTTTCCCAGCCGTTTATCGGACTATCTCGATTCGGGCTGCCTCGACGTAGCGCTGGTTCCCAGTATCGAATATTTTCGGGGGGGGGACTACGAGATCCTCTCGGATGCCTGCGTGGCCGCCTATGGTCCCGTGTTAAGTGTCAAACTGTATACACGCGTCCCGTGGGGAGAGATTAAGACCCTGGCTCTCGACGAGGGCTCCCGGACCAGTGCGACGCTTGCCCGGATCATGCTGGCGGAACGACACGGCGTTCTGCCTCAGCTTGAACCGCTGCCGCTGAATCATCAGACGCAAGACACGACAGCGGATGCCATCCTGCTGATCGGGGATCGTGCCATCCTTCCTCCGAATGAACCCTTCCTCAATACGTGGGATCTCGGCGAAGAATGGCTGGCCTGGACTGGTCTTCCTTTTGTGTTCGCCATGTGGCTGTCAAATCGCCGCCAGCAGCTTCCGGCCGGAGATGTCGACAAGATCCAGCAAGCGCTTTGCCAATCACGTGACTGGGGTGTTCAGCGGTTACGCGAGATTGCAGAACGCGAAGCACAGGCGCTGGGACTGACATTTCCGACGACCTTCAATTACCTTTCAGAGAATCTGCACTTTCACCTGGGAAATGCAGAGCGTTGTGGATTGCAGACGTTCTACGAACTGGCCACGGGACTGGGGCTGGCACCAAGAGGTGCAAAGCTCCGTTTTCGAAGCTGAATGCGATTCCCTGGTCGGAACTGGGAAATGGCGGCGACTGTAGACGAGTAACAGGATGGTGCGACAGGAATTCCCGATCGCGGAAGTGTTCGGGTATCAAGAACCACGCAGAGGCAGAAGCCGAGTCAGAATGAGTCTAGCGTCTCGCGCACAGGGATCTACGTGCGGGAGAGGGATTAAACCCATCCGGGCGAAAGACCGCCCTTGATCGAGACGACCAGACCGCAAGTCGGAAACTTTATCGCGGAAGAAAGGGATCATGTGTCAGCTGAAGTGAATCGATTGCTTGAGAAGGCCGTGGCGGGGCAACGACTGACACCCGAGGAAGGGCTGAAACTTCTCGAATCACATGACCTGGTCGCGATCGGTGAAGCAGCGAATCAGGTGACACGACGCCTGCATCCAGAGCGTTTCCGCACTTTCAATATCGACCGCAACATCAATTACACCAATGTTTGCTCGGCGGTCTGCGACTTCTGTGCATTCTTCCGGAAACCCAAGAGCCCTGAAGGCTACGTTCTCGACAAAGAAACCATCTTCAAGAAGATCGAAGAAACCGTTGCACTGGGCGGGGACCAAATCCTGATGCAGGGGGGGATGAACCCCGACTTGCCGCTGGAATGGTACGAAGATCTGTTACGGTCACTCAAAGAGCGATTCCCCCAGGTCAATCTGCACTGCTTTTCCCCTCCTGAAATTCACGCAATCCACAAACTGACACGCCTCCCGGTCAAAACCGTGCTGGAGCGACTGAAGGCGGCTGGATTGGGAAGTCTGCCCGGAGGTGGGGGCGAAATCCTGGTCGATCGAGTTCGTAAGGCCATGACGCGCGGTAAATGCCTGACCGACGACTGGCTGAACGTCTGTCGCGAATGGCATCTGCTGGGAGGCAAGGGGTCGGCCACGATGATGTTTGGACACATCGAGACATTGGCGGAACGGATCGAACACCTTGAGCGACTGCGACAACTTCAGGACGAAACCGGCGGCTTCACCGCCTTCATCTGCTGGACATTCCAGCCGGACAACACGGAAATGGCTCACATTTCACCCGTGGGTTCGTATGAGTACCTCAAGACTCAAGCCGTCGCGCGGTTGTACCTGGACAACTTCCCGAACATCCAGTCATCCTGGGTGACCCAGGGCGAAAAAATTGGTGGGCTGGCCCTTCATTTCGGGGCGAACGATATGGGTTCGCTGATGATCGAAGAAAACGTGGTTGCCGAAGCGGGAACAGTGCACCACCTGACCCTGGAAACGATCAAGCGCCTGATTCGCGATGCGGGATATATCCCTCGCCAGCGAAATGTTTACTACCAGTACATCGATGAAGAACCGGCCGCCGTTGCGAACAAAACCTCAGAACTGCTGCCAGTCCTGAGGTAAAACGCACTGGCGACTCACAGGTTCTTTGCGAGCGGCATCTCGGATATGATGTGGTCCGGATACCTGACAAAGAACCTGCCTCGAGAAGCCTCATGCAACCTCAATATACCGTCCTCGCACGTCGATTCCGGCCCCAGACGTTTACTGAAGTCGTTGGGCAGGAACGAGTTGCTCAGACACTGCGCAACGCCATCCAGGAAGGTCGGGTTGCCCACGCCTACCTGTTTACAGGCGCCCGCGGCGTCGGCAAGACGTCTATGGCCCGCATTTTTGCGAAGGCCCTCAACTGTCCTTTCCTTAAAGACGGCGTCCCCTGCAACGAGTGCGAGCAGTGCCGTGGGATTTCGGTGGGACAGGACGTCGATGTTTCCGAAATCGACGGCGCGTCAAACCGCGGGATCGATGACATTCGGTCGCTGCGCGCGAATGTGAACGTCAAGTCGATGCGATCGAAGTACAAAGTGTACATCATCGACGAAGTCCACATGCTGACCAAAGAGGCCTTCAACGCGTTGCTGAAGACGCTGGAAGAGCCGCCCCCCATGGTCAAGTTCGTCTTCTGTACGACAGAGGCGAACAAAGTCCCCGACACCATCCTGTCGCGTTGTCAGCGTTTCGACTTCGGAACGATTTCTACCGATAATATCACGATGCGGTTGCGACAACTGGCCGAGGCGGAAGGCTTTCAGGTCGATGAAGCGGCATTAGAACTGGTCGCCCGCCGAGCTGCAGGATCGATGCGAGACAGCCAGTCTCTGTTCGATCAACTGCTGGCCTTCGGATCAGAACACATCACGAGCGCGGATGTGCATCGCCTGCTGGGGACGGCACCCGACGATCGTTTGACGGGCCTGGTTGATGCGCTGATCGAGCGACGGCAGGATGAAGTCCTGATCCGACTTGAACAGTCTGTGAAGGAAGGGGTGCAGCTCGAGGCGTTTACAGACCAGTTAGTGGCCTACTTCCGCGATCTGATGGTGGCCGCTTGCGGCGCTGCAGAAGTGCCCCTCTTGAGCGTCGGGGATGACAGCCGCGAAACGATCAACCGGCAGGCCAGTGCCTGGGGACTTCAGACGATTGCCGCCGCAATGCAGATCCTGGCAGAGGCCAAGGCACGGATGCAGCGAGTCTCATACGGACGCGCGCTGGCGGAACTGGCGCTCGTTCGCATCTCGTTTCTGGCCGACCTGGACCGACTGGACACTTTGATTGCGCAGCTCAAGGGAGGGCAGGGGGTTCCCCTTCCGCCAAGGACGACTAGAATGACTGCTGAACGCCCTGCCAGTCCTCCCGATCGGCCTCTTCTTCCGCCTGGCCCAAAATCAACCAATATTGGTCCCGCGGAAAAAAAAAATGACTTGAACCCGCCCAAGGTGGAGAGTCAGCCACCAGCGGTGGCAGAAGTTACAACGGATGAAGCCGTACAGACGCCTGCGGTCCTCGAACTTAAATCCGGTTGTGAAAAAGAGTTGCAATCATTGATCGCGGACCGTATGAATGATATTGTCGGTGCATCGGTCCGGCGAATCCCATCAATAGCAATTATTGGGCCAAACACATTGGAGTTTTGCGTCCCAATCAACTATGATTTGGATCGGAAAGCGTTAGACCGACCTGACACAGTCAATCGGCTTGAGGCCATTGTTGCAGAATTAGTTGGTCAAAAGGTCCGGATTCTGTTCCGGACAGGCGAAGCAGTGCAAACCGCAGCCAAACCAACTGCTGCAGTCGCGGCCGTGAGTCGAAACCAGGTGATTGACGAGCCAGAAGACCCATATATCCAGCAAATCACAGAAGTCTTCGGGGTCAAAAGCTGGAGCGTCAAAGAGTTGGTTGCGGAAGCTACAGACGAACGAACTGAGGATGCACCGGAGTAAGAACAATGTTCAAGGAACTTGGCCAGATCGCTTCGCTGATGAAGCAAGCGCAAGGAATGCAGGGCAAGATCGCCGAGACCAAAGAGCGATTGGCGAATCTGCAGTGCGACGGTGAGGCGGGGGCGGGGATGGTTCGCGTCACTGTCGCCGGCACGATGCGACTGATCGAATGTAAAATTGATCCCAGCCTGTTTAAGTCGGGTGATGAAGAGATGGTCGAAGACCTGATCGTTGCCGCGGCCAATCAGGCTTTTGAGAAGCTCATGCAGAAGCAGGCGGAAGAGATGAGCGCCATCACCAGCGGAATCAATCTGCCAGGAATGGGCGACGCGTTCTCCGGTATGGGATTTGGCAAGTAACCGGGTGGTCGCGTGACGTCGAAGGAGTGTGATTGTATGGCCAGAGGTGAGGAGCAGGCACGACATCCCTATGGTTCTGCCGTCGGGAATCTGATCGAGCGACTTGCGACCCTGCCAGGTATCGGGCGCAAATCAGCAGAACGTCTTGCGAATTATTTGCTCGACTGCGGTGAAGAGGAAGCCAATGCGCTCGCCGAAGCCATCCGTCAGGTCAAATTGATGGTTCGTCCCTGTCGCATCTGCTTCAACCTGACTGAGGGTGACACATGCGCCATTTGCAATGATCCACGACGCGACCAGCACACCGTTTGCGTGGTGGAGCAGCCACGCGATCTGCTCGCTCTGGAAGCAGCCTCGATCTTCCATGGGGTGTATCACGTTTTGGGAGGTCGACTCGCCCCACTCAATGGAATCGGGCCTGATGATCTCAACATCGCCGCACTCGTGAAACGTGTCCGGCAGGGGGGGGTCACCGAGATTTTGATGGCAACGAACCCGACACTCGAAGGGGATGGAACCGCGTTATACATCTCGAATCTGCTCGCGAATGACCCGGTCAAAATTACGAGGCTCGCCCGAGGAATTGCCTCGGGCAGCGTGCTGGAGTTCGCCAACCGAGAGATGCTGGCGGACGCCATTCGGGGCAGACAGTCATTCTAGAACGAATTCGCTGACAGGGTTTTTCAGGGCATGCTTTGAAGGAGGTTCGACAAAAATTGAAATGATAAACGCCCTAGAAACGCAGACATCGCTATCCGAAAGCACGACGTCGGGAAGGCGGCAGTCGCAACAATGACCCTGAGTCCACGCGATTCTCAAGTCATCCTGTCGTTGACTGCCGCTGCCCCGCAGACACTCTGCCAATCGATTGAGATCACAAAATGCAGTTGAACTTCTCACATCAGATGAAGATGAGCCAGCAAATGAAGCTGGCTCCTCGCATGATTCAGTCGATGGAAATCCTCCAATTGCCGACCATGGAATTGGATGAGCGCATCGAGCAGGAACTGGCTGAAAACCCCTGCCTGGAG is from Schlesneria sp. DSM 10557 and encodes:
- a CDS encoding menaquinone biosynthetic enzyme MqnA/MqnD family protein, with product MSETAVSIGAVTYLNSKPLVEGLAELLPDTRIHLDFPSRLSDYLDSGCLDVALVPSIEYFRGGDYEILSDACVAAYGPVLSVKLYTRVPWGEIKTLALDEGSRTSATLARIMLAERHGVLPQLEPLPLNHQTQDTTADAILLIGDRAILPPNEPFLNTWDLGEEWLAWTGLPFVFAMWLSNRRQQLPAGDVDKIQQALCQSRDWGVQRLREIAEREAQALGLTFPTTFNYLSENLHFHLGNAERCGLQTFYELATGLGLAPRGAKLRFRS
- the mqnC gene encoding cyclic dehypoxanthinyl futalosine synthase — protein: MSAEVNRLLEKAVAGQRLTPEEGLKLLESHDLVAIGEAANQVTRRLHPERFRTFNIDRNINYTNVCSAVCDFCAFFRKPKSPEGYVLDKETIFKKIEETVALGGDQILMQGGMNPDLPLEWYEDLLRSLKERFPQVNLHCFSPPEIHAIHKLTRLPVKTVLERLKAAGLGSLPGGGGEILVDRVRKAMTRGKCLTDDWLNVCREWHLLGGKGSATMMFGHIETLAERIEHLERLRQLQDETGGFTAFICWTFQPDNTEMAHISPVGSYEYLKTQAVARLYLDNFPNIQSSWVTQGEKIGGLALHFGANDMGSLMIEENVVAEAGTVHHLTLETIKRLIRDAGYIPRQRNVYYQYIDEEPAAVANKTSELLPVLR
- a CDS encoding homoserine dehydrogenase, producing the protein MTSALQIGIIGLGNVGTGVAKILTQHPDRIRQRAGRPIEIRRAVVRDLHRSREIDLPQGVITDQIESVIHDPQIQVAVELMGGIHPAKEVVLALLEAGKDVVTANKALLCEHGDEIFAAAKRFGRTVCFEAAVAGGIPIIAAVGQSMAANQIMGIQAILNGTTNYILSEMLFRGQSYDDALKDAQKLGYAEADPTLDVNGTDAAQKLGILAQLSFGTKVTASEFHVTGIDKLEQVDIKHAKDMGYVIKLLASVKLVDGKLEMSVRPTLIKNDRPLAQIHGPFNAILLEGDVVGNVWYSGRGAGQLPTASAVTADIIDLAIGRAQLTFAQLDLWRDTPEFPLIDGDAASSRYFLRLSVEDRPNVMAEVTGILGRHGISLATVIQPEAPEVDDESKAVPIVPLIIMTHRTTAGCLAAAERDLDRLGSVRSPRMVLAVAD
- a CDS encoding YbaB/EbfC family nucleoid-associated protein translates to MFKELGQIASLMKQAQGMQGKIAETKERLANLQCDGEAGAGMVRVTVAGTMRLIECKIDPSLFKSGDEEMVEDLIVAAANQAFEKLMQKQAEEMSAITSGINLPGMGDAFSGMGFGK
- the dnaX gene encoding DNA polymerase III subunit gamma/tau, encoding MQPQYTVLARRFRPQTFTEVVGQERVAQTLRNAIQEGRVAHAYLFTGARGVGKTSMARIFAKALNCPFLKDGVPCNECEQCRGISVGQDVDVSEIDGASNRGIDDIRSLRANVNVKSMRSKYKVYIIDEVHMLTKEAFNALLKTLEEPPPMVKFVFCTTEANKVPDTILSRCQRFDFGTISTDNITMRLRQLAEAEGFQVDEAALELVARRAAGSMRDSQSLFDQLLAFGSEHITSADVHRLLGTAPDDRLTGLVDALIERRQDEVLIRLEQSVKEGVQLEAFTDQLVAYFRDLMVAACGAAEVPLLSVGDDSRETINRQASAWGLQTIAAAMQILAEAKARMQRVSYGRALAELALVRISFLADLDRLDTLIAQLKGGQGVPLPPRTTRMTAERPASPPDRPLLPPGPKSTNIGPAEKKNDLNPPKVESQPPAVAEVTTDEAVQTPAVLELKSGCEKELQSLIADRMNDIVGASVRRIPSIAIIGPNTLEFCVPINYDLDRKALDRPDTVNRLEAIVAELVGQKVRILFRTGEAVQTAAKPTAAVAAVSRNQVIDEPEDPYIQQITEVFGVKSWSVKELVAEATDERTEDAPE
- the recR gene encoding recombination mediator RecR; its protein translation is MARGEEQARHPYGSAVGNLIERLATLPGIGRKSAERLANYLLDCGEEEANALAEAIRQVKLMVRPCRICFNLTEGDTCAICNDPRRDQHTVCVVEQPRDLLALEAASIFHGVYHVLGGRLAPLNGIGPDDLNIAALVKRVRQGGVTEILMATNPTLEGDGTALYISNLLANDPVKITRLARGIASGSVLEFANREMLADAIRGRQSF